Proteins encoded by one window of Ursus arctos isolate Adak ecotype North America unplaced genomic scaffold, UrsArc2.0 scaffold_22, whole genome shotgun sequence:
- the LOC113248218 gene encoding olfactory receptor 56A3-like produces MTAHQNGNISIEVSDFLLNCFVRSPSWKFWLSLPLSLLFLLAMGANSILLITIRLEASLHEPMYYLLSLLSLLDIVVCLTVIPKVLAIFWFNLKSISFYACFLQMFIMNCFLSMESCTFMVMAYDRYVAICHPLRYPSLITDQFVAKAAIFILARNGILTVPIPILSSRLNYCGRNVIENCICANMSVSRLSCDDVTINRLYQFAVGWTLLGSDLILIFLSYSLILQAVLRLKAEGAVAKALSTCGSHFILILFFSTILLVFVLTLVVKEKVSPDVPVLLNVLHHVIFSALNPIVYGVRTQEIKQGIQRLLKKVW; encoded by the coding sequence ATGACAGCACACCAAAATGGCAACATCTCCATTGAGGTTTCAGACTTCCTCTTGAATTGTTTTGTCAGGTCCCCCAGCTGGAAGTTCTGGTTGtccctgcccctcagcctcctcttcctcctggccatGGGAGCCAATAGTATTCTCCTTATCACCATTCGGCTGGAGGCCTCTCTGCATGAGCCTATGTACTACCTActcagcctcctctccctcctggaCATTGTTGTCTGCCTCACCGTCATTCCCAAGGTCCTGGCCATCTTTTGGTTCAACCTCAAGTCCATCAGCTTCTATGCCTGCTTCCTCCAGATGTTCATCATGAACTGCTTCCTTTCTATGGAGTCCTGTACATTCATggtcatggcctatgaccgctatgtggctaTCTGCCACCCACTGAGGTACCCATCCCTCATCACGGACCAATTTGTGGCCAAGGCCGCCATTTTTATTTTGGCCAGAAATGGTATTTTAACAGTGCCTATCCCCATTCTATCATCCCGACTCAATTATTGTGGGAGAAATGTTATTGAGAACTGCATCTGCGCCAATATGTCTGTCTCCAGGCTCTCCTGTGATGATGTCACCATCAATCGCCTCTACCAGTTTGCTGTAGGCTGGACACTGCTAGGATCCGATCTCATCCTCATCTTCCTCTCCTACAGCCTCATCCTTCAAGCTGTGCTGAGACTCAAGGCAGAGGGTGCTGTGGCCAAGGCCCTAAGCACATGTGGTTCTCACTTCATCCTTATCCTCTTCTTCAGCACCATTCTTCTGGTCTTTGTGCTCACTCTTGTGGTGAAGGAGAAAGTCTCCCCTGATGTGCCAGTCTTGCTCAATGTTCTCCACCATGTCATCTTCTCAGCCCTCAACCCCATTGTTTATGGAGTGCGAACCCAGGAGATCAAGCAAGGAATCCAGAGATTACTAAAGAAAGTGTGGTAG
- the LOC130544524 gene encoding olfactory receptor 56A3-like: protein MTAHQNGTISIEVSEFLLNCFVRSPSWKFWLSLPLSLLFLLAMGANGVLLVTIRLEVSLHEPMYYLLSILSLLDMVLCLTVIPKVLVIFWFDIKSINFYACFLQMYIMNCFLGMESCTFMVMAYDRYVAICHPLRYSSIITDQFVAKAAIFILARNVLLTMFIPILSSRLHYCGKNIIENCICANLSVSKLSCDNIALNRIYQLIVAWTLLGSDLILIFLSYTFILRAVLRLKAKGAAAKALSTCGSHFILILFFSTILLVFVFTHIAKKKVSPDIPILLNVLHHVIPAALNPIVYGVRTQEIKVGIRKLLRRVGESSN, encoded by the coding sequence ATGACAGCACACCAAAATGGCACCATCTCCATTGAGGTTTCAGAGTTCCTCCTGAATTGTTTTGTCAGGTCGCCCAGTTGGAAGTTCTGGTTGtccctgcccctcagcctcctcttTCTACTGGCCATGGGAGCCAATGGTGTTCTCCTGGTCACCATCCGGCTGGAGGTCTCTCTGCATGAGCCCATGTACTACCTACTCAGCATCCTCTCCCTACTTGACATGGTGCTCTGCCTCACCGTTATCCCCAAGGTCCTGGTCATCTTCTGGTTTGACATCAAGTCCATCAACTTCTATGCCTGCTTCCTCCAAATGTACATCATGAATTGCTTCCTTGGCATGGAGTCCTGCACTTTCATggtcatggcctatgaccgctatgtggctaTCTGCCACCCACTGAGGTACTCATCCATCATCACTGACCAATTTGTAGCCAAGGCCGCCATTTTTATTTTGGCCAGGAATGTACTTCTTACTATGTTCATTCCCATCCTCTCTTCCCGGCTCCATTATTGTGGAAAAAATATAATTGAGAACTGTATCTGTGCCAACCTCTCTGTGTCCAAGCTCTCCTGTGATAACATTGCCCTTAACAGAATTTACCAGTTAATTGTGGCCTGGACTCTTCTGGGCTCCGACCTCATCCTCATCTTCCTCTCCTATACCTTCATCCTAAGAGCCGTTCTTAGACTCAAGGCAAAAGGGGCAGCTGCCAAAGCTCTGAGCACATGTGGCTCTCACttcattctcatcctcttctTCAGCACCATcctgctggtttttgtttttacccaCATTGCCAAGAAGAAAGTTTCCCCCGATATCCCCATCTTACTTAATGTCCTACACCATGTAATTCCTGCAGCTCTCAACCCCATTGTCTATGGGGTACGAACCCAGGAGATTAAAGTGGGGATTAGGAAATTActgaggagggtgggagagagcagCAACTAA